The sequence aacacaatactgtatataaaaaaaaaaaaagaagaaaaaaaaaatacaatcaagtTTATTAAGCTTTATCTTTTCACACTTTGAACAATTAATTTTTACACTGATCCAGTTATTCTTGATTATTGGAGAAGGacttagtgttgtcacggtaccaaaatgtcagtattcggtaccgataccagtgaaaatctacggttctctgtaccaatgcAAAACACAACTAtgctaataacaaaaaaaaaacaaaaaaactttttatcactcaaaataaaaccaatgccattctttacacttatttacaattgtgtttaaagtaatataattatgaaaaacagtaaacaagtttcacccaaattgaattttgaaattgaaattgaaaattggGGATTTGCgatcaaaattaaaacatggcAGAAATATTGTgtggtttatttctttaaaaaatattgtatttttgtattaagttgtattaattttttcaacagtagtagcagtatcacatacattttactaaataatagtcaTATTTCTAGctcaatgcctttatgtaaaaatgaactttattTTGACGGGCTATCGTGAATACCTTtcaattgacactggttttacggaaatgaaacagtaaaatcttgtgaagtgactcagttttggtgatgttgtttatgtatttatgtcctcataaatgttacatttacatttagttgttacatttatattatttacatcaagcttttgaatggtatagtattgttattgaaacttcataatgtttcacttgattatacatttaatcccctttcacactgcacgtcggacccgcaatatttccggaacattgccgggtcgccttctgtgtgaaagcaaccacgtcccgggatcgATTACCGAATTAAACCCgcgttggggacctagtaacattgcggggttcgacccgggacgagtgcggtgtgaacaaaagccagatctaattccgtgtcgaagtgatgacgcccgttatcacgcgactcttttaccggctgttttgaaggaagatcaacgttcgcgacgaaaacatgtGAAAActataatgaagcagagatcagttagttcctcactttccgcaccgaggccgagatcgtttgcttgcttcagtgaaagtataacgtgcctagcgttgtcgactcgtacattacacgtcacgcgctgatgacacgtgtcgttacgggacctttacgggttgtgtgtgaaagcacgcacatatcccgggtcatcactggcagtgtgaaagtgccaaatctagcgaccagggagcaattacaggaacactttacccctgtatttgccggaatggcagtgtgaaaggggctttagtcaggaattatagtttggaaaaagtctaactagaaaaatgtttacacattatggGAAACCTACAAGTACAagcatatcaataaataaaatagacttgttcatgtttatgatatctgctgaataaagcacttcattGTTTTTTcggaggaaatccaaatctcaaatcctgaggtaatccacatcacatctttttggggtgaattatgtcttattcctctcatcgcgaagcaaacagtaaaataaaaaaacttaaagaacAGTCCCgctgcgttgtcttctgttgtgtgggcgtattcaagctgtgtgcttcagtttgaaacattagaatctgaatggcgtgttcagcgcggggtgtggtcgcattagaagataatgaagggagaagTGAAAAcggacattgcattgttttcatatggattactttatcacagaatatttgttttcagcagcacttgtttagtttaaaagtagacatgtcagactttctatagatatctctctcatgtctcttcgttgagtattcacggagttacagttcattttaatgacgaaTGTCTAATGaagatcagcggagacaaaggctgcagacggcacaccttgtttgttatttttattttatcaatgcacaaagttttgttgttatgtctgtatacaaaaaaagtagaccctttacagatttgactGATGTATTGCTCTCAtttgtacgattaaaactgaaagtgtaatttaagttcttttcggggttatcaggagaaaatgactcataatacGTATGCGCGTTAATAGACTCCAGAGGggttaaaataaccgttttctacagtaatatattgtaaaaatgtcatttttttcctgtaatggtcttcagtgtcacatgatccttcagaaatcattctaatacaccAATGTGCTGCTCAAAATCTtggtattatcagtgttgaaaagttgtgctggttaatatttttgtgagaactgtaatatgatatattttttttctttaatgaatgcaaaagaacagcatttatttgtaatattattttttgtaaccGTGGTAAAGTCTcaagtcacttttaatcaatttaatggaACCTTGTGgaataaaatattctatttaaaaaaaaatccccttacTAAGCCTACATTTCTGAATAGTAATGTTCATTTGCTATATGTTCCCtttatgaatacttttttttgtccATGAATTTTTAGGGTTTATTAATTTCCATGACATTTTTTCAGGCTCagaaatcacaattttaaaacggtctgatttttttttgtgtgtgtatgtaattctgtgtcgaagtgatgacgcgcgttatcgcgcaactcttttaccggctgttttgaaggaagatcaacgttcgaaTTTGAATTTTTAGGGTTTattaatttccatgactttttcaGGCTCagaaatcacaattttaaaacggtctgattttttttttgtgtgtgtgtgtactaaatCTAGCACAGACACAACAGACACCAAACGTACTTCTGAACGGGCTCGCTGCCGTACTTCATCAGGAGCCGGATGGCCGTGGGTGCTGTGTAGAACTTGGAGACCTGATATTTATCTACAATCTCCCACATTCGGCTCACATCCGGGTATATGGGAAGACCCTCAAACTAAAAATAGAAGATTCAAAATTCATATTATACAACAATAAATGCTTAAGTAGAgtcataaatatgttttaatcaaTTAAAGGAAGTGACTAAACAGGGCAAAATACAAATTCTGACAAAAAGTGCTCATCAGGACGTCCCCCTCACCAACACACTGGTCGCACCATTGGCCAACGGTCCATATGTGATGTATGAGTGACCGGTGATCCAGCCGATGTCCGCAGTGCACCAGTACACGTCATCAAAGTGATAATCAAACACCAGCTTAAAGGTGGCCGCAGTGTAGAGCATGTAGCCACTCACTGTATGCAACACACCCTAGTGGAGTGGTACAAAAGATAtgagaaatataaatgtaaagcaAATACCACAAAGTTGAAGGAGGACTGGGTTGTTTGGAGGATCTACCTTAGGTTTCCCAGTAGAGCCGCTGGTGTAGAGGATGAAGAGCGGGTCTTCTGAGTCACACCAGACAGGCTCACACTCCTCTGatgctccaccaatcagagagtgCCAACACAAATCAACCTCAGGATTCCACGGCACCtgcaccaatcacagcacagacagTGCTCATCGTTACCTCGTCCCCTATAACTGATAGTGTTGACTCTTGCTGGTGTCACACTTCAGAGAACACTGCAAAATTCAAGGATCCTGATGTTATCAGATCAGTCTGAGAAAGAACCGAGTCTGAGAAGAACAGAACAAATGCTGATTTCAGGTCTAGAGAAGTCCCTAGTTTGTTCTTAAATTGTAGTTGTAACATAACGTGTGTTCAAGTGATTTCAGTTGTGCCTTGTAGCCAAGTATGTACATCAGGtgtgttaatatttaaatgtgctttatcaATCTCGTACTGTCACAGAGGATAAAAGGAAATGTAGTTTTGTAGCCCGTCTCAAACTGGCTAAATGAGTAATATTTTCTGATGTCACAATCATCtataaaaagtaattttggtTACTTCCTCATTTACACAAATATTTATACAGAGCAAACTCTCCCAACAGCATTGTGTTGGTGTTACACAACCAGATCAGTGCCATTTTACcactaggtttttttttattttattagattttatttgtacacgtttcattttagttcaagtttttaGCAATTATATTATgtgcttgtcattttttttaatataattctctagttacttttactatatttagatatgttaaattttcattttagtatagttttttatttttttatgttcttttgtctttttacgtttatttaactttttttaaatttaggtatttcagttttcactttaatttaaattttagcaattttgttatgtgcttttaccattttagtttttttttaaggtctattaattttctatttctatttcttatttctGTGTGCTTTTTCAAAAATCTCTAATTAgctaattttattctattttctgtTTGGTTATttgttcagttttcattttaaatcagtAGCCAAGACAGCTTTTCACATTTTCGTTTTTTCAAATTTtcatatctaatatttatatttatttgcagcCTCATTATATTTaacgtaaataatttaagttttagcTGACGATAAGACTGCTTAACTTTTTTTAACCCCTTTCATATTACAATgaactttgtttgtttttatagggGAAAAGTCACTtagatgatttaataataaataaaaaaaataaaaaaataaaaagcattcacTTTGTAAATACACTCATTCCAGACTGACTTAAAAGCACCAAAAGGATGTTGTATGCAAATAATGCATGTACTGCATTATTTTGAGGctcatgtttgtatttattttataaatacaaatgacTTCTGATTCATTAAGTTCAATCTAACCAAAGTGAATGGAGCGCAAAACCCCTTCTGCTTTGGTCAAAGGCATTCTCAAAACTGAAAGAGAAAGCATCTGAAAAGATCAGGTTGAGTTaataacacaaaacacaaagacaCTAACTGACAAACAAAAAGAGACATGAACGTAACAGACAACTCTACAAGTCTAGTTCTTCATGCATAGAGAGAACTATCAAATCCATTAGACAGTCTGGGCAGAAAAAGGTTCAGCACATACAACTGCTAACACAAGACAAGAGAGAGCTGTTAGTCTCTAGTCCCTATAACCATATAAAAGCTTTCTAGATCGTGCAATAGTGGACCAATAAAGTTTATGTGAGGAGATCATTTAAAACACAGACACAAGGACACACCAGTCATTGAGCAGAGCTGTGACTATCAGTACTTTTACTAGACACAGTAAAAGGTTTTCAGTGCTGGCTTATGGATCAGAATTTGGGATCGGATCAAATGGAAACACTTCATAATAACCATCATTTATAAACGTTATAATACTGAACAGCAGTTGGTCTCTCAAAATTTTGGATTTAACGAataattatttgacattttctatGCATTAAGACATGGCTCTGAAAAAGCAAGAATGTGTCTTTAAATGATGGCCTCATAACTTACTGTTGAACACCAAGTCTGATGCATGTGTAAATTGCATTTgcaaaagcaaacacacacacagggttctGTGAGAATGTGAAGATAGTAATAAACGTCTCGAGAGatccaaagaaaacaagagaGCACACAACCCCGTGTTAATAAGACAGGAGGAGGTTAAACAAAACAAGTTATGCACAAAAGAGACATGAAATACCTGTGGGGACGGACGGACCTTCCTtactctttctttctgtttctcctgCTAAAGGGGGTTAATGGAGAGGTTACTTACACCGAAAGAGGAAAAGGACACACAAGACATGGACCCACATTGAAGGAGGAGATGAAATGCcaaagatatttcacataaaagtcCAACAGACATTTAAGGTTGGGTATCGATTGAGTTTTTTACGATACCGGTGccatttcaatacttttaaaacggtaccagtgcctgaaccgatacttaaaaaaatattgtaaaaaagagccacaaaaaactatggataacattaaagaacattaaaaatatttcaaataaatccatagcattcacaGGCTCCTTGGATGCACTCATTTCCCAAGCTGTGCTTCCCTTATTTAAGGCTAATACATTCATTTCACGATCTGGATCACCGTTTAATAGaaaagcacacataatgtttctactgtatccctgtcaatctctctgatatttagttaagatgagtgctgtctgtcactgtctttaatcagttctgtatATGACTgaatgctcattctttataaagtagcaacaatgtcgtttgtaaagtacagtactgtgcaaaagtcttaggcacattagtatctTCGTGTTCGGCCAGatttttatatcttttgctgtagtgtgtcagtagaaaatatcagttcacatttagtttgtctcagtttcatctgtttcttcatgtaaatCACAGACAGAttcgatgatggtgagatcagagcaccggctgttgtcagactgcttgtgcattcaaaaaccTCACTAGATtactattacaattaatggcaaaacgAATGCTTGGAAATGTAAACCGATATTTTCtaatgacacactacagcaaaagatataaataactggccgaacaccattctttggggtgaaaatactaaagtgCCTAAGACTTTCGCACAGTAGTGCATGTATAAAGTACGTTAtaattaaatgaagtatatttaaataagtgtaattaaagtatgcgttCATAAGTGTTCATatgggtttcggtacccaacccaACAGACATTATTAGAATTATGGTTTTAAGGTCATCTTGCATCGATGAATGTCACACATATTACATTCAAAGGTCTTCAGCACAGCAGCTCAGAGAAATCACAGCAGGCCTTTACAGATTTACAACAGTGACAAACCGTTGTTAAATAAGCTAGAGATCTCTAACACTCAGGATAATGCACAACTCCACAGGACAAGAGTTAATGTTTGAGAAATCAGGACAAAGGGATACTGCAGTACTTTTCATCTGAATCTATTTCCCTTTCACTCAGACAGCTCTCCATTGATTCAGGTGTTATAATACATGAAGGCAAACTTATTTCCATACGCAAAGCATGTGGTTTCTTTTTAACCTACATTGGAGAGTCAGCTAGCTCACAGGACTAAGCTGTAAAAACACATCATTAGCAActcaaaaactgtttaaaatcaaatcaaagtgGTTCAAATCAAATATAGTGGTTAGCACATGTGAGCATGAGGAAAACgtatattaaaatttatattaaacacatttcagcattgatgatgcaatgacaatcagaaatgtttcttgagcagtaaatcagtatattagactgatttctgaaggatcatgtgattaatgtttttactgcacctttgatcaaataaatacagctttggtgagcttaaggacttcttacaaaaacaccTGTAGCAACGAGTAGATATCCAAACGAGCAAGAAACAAATTGAGATGAAAAAACTGAAAGTGTGAAGGCTGTTAGCTGTAAAGCTGTGGTGCAGGGGAAAAGCTCACCTGCAGATCAGGGCAGGTGCGTTTCGCTGGGGGCGACAGGGACCCAGACGAAACCTCATCTTCTCTTGTGAGGTGTTTGAGCATTATACATTTGTCCACTGTGAAAGACCTGCCACAGTAAAAGACACGAAAGACTTAAGTGAACTGAAGAGAGAGACTCTGTTGAGCACATGCACTGCTACAGTGGCCACTTCATTAgccgatttctgaaggatcatgtgacacttaagactggagtaaagcTGCTGAAAGTTCACAGGAATCGATTTAACAAATctgaactgtaataatatttccggATTTGTTATTAGTTGTGTTGAAATCTAAAACTATCAGTGAATGCCATTTCCCAAACGCTGTCCAGTCCAGTATTTCTTActtgaaatattttcttaaagaatcaTTCAGGGACTACAGTTATTGAGTGGAACCGAATCAGAACTGTATTAGTGAACCAAATTGGAAACAAGCatcatttttccaatcttctatcaCGGTCCTTTATTCTGCTCTTCCACGTTCAACAAACTGAGCCTAATGAAGTGGCCACTGTGAAGACGTGCACATATGATAAGCACAGTTTATTTTACTAGTTATCTAGTGGTTATCATACTTGTCCCTGCATTTCTGTAGTGCCTCGTCAGCTATAAGCTTCAGACTGATCAGCTTATCACCGCGGTAAAAGCCAtctgagaaagacagagagagaaacacacaataaaacagcttttatCACCTTTTCATTTACTTAAAACCTAATATTTAAGGTGTTAGTTTATCTTCCAGCCTTTAAAAACAACTTATGGAGTCACATTTATACCAAACACTCTTTCTGAACTTGTCAAACTCAGCATTTAGTTTCCCGTCacttctcaaaaataaaaattacaaatcacagCCGCCGGCTAAACAGCTTTTGATAGGAATATGATTACTTCACTCTTCAATTCCCAGACTTGTGAACAATGTGAAATAGAAGTAAATGGAAATGCAGCTGATTGACTTTAGGATCAGCCGCTTTAAGATTACACACTTTGAGTAAATGACTTCTGATTTCCTTGTCATGCGTTCCTTACCTGCCGTTACAAGAATACAGCATTGAGAGTCCATGATCCTTTCACACAAAGACTCAGATGAGAAACCGGCAAACTGGGTTGTGAACACAAAAATGAGAGTAAATCCAATGTTGCAATGacatattgtgatatttttcttATGTACTGGATCTCTGACACAGTGCCAACTCTTTTCTGTAAACACTTGAACTGTTGTATGAAAAAGTCTGATAGAGATCACACCCTGCTAAACAAGTATGGGTACTTTGTTTTTACATGTTTCACAAACAGCCGGTTGGTCAACACAGTTAAGATTGAAGAGAACACAAACAAAATGATTTGGAAATGACAAAAGACTGACCACTATAGAGTGGACCGCTCCAATCCGAGCGCAGGCCAACATGGCCACCACCAGCTCCACCACCATGGGCATGTAAATAGATACACGGTCACCTTTCTTCACGCCTGCaaggtcagagagagagagaaagagactggacATCGCCCTAATGCACAACATCACGGTCAAATCTTTAACCAGCTGCTGGTCACTATTATACCAACATTTGTGATTTACCTTGCGACTTGAGCACATTGGCAAACTTGCAGACTTGCTGAAGCAGTTCTCTGTACGTCACCGTCTTATAATCTCCAGGTTCATTACCCTCCCTGTCCAAAACAATATCCAGAAATATTACTCTCATAAGCCACAGTAATTGTTCAAAGTTTCCACCAAAAGTATTACACAGCAAACTGTTTTCCAGAAATGATAtcgccggcccgagactcgaacccacaaccttagggttaggagtcaaactctctaaccactaggccacgacttcccttaatcGGGGGTTTGAACATTAGACACTGAGACGGTTAACAAAACATGTTTATGCATCTCCTAGATTCAtctctattttacattttaacgcTCTACATTTGTTTCTGATCTGTTTTGATTACTGTAATCCTCTGCTGTGAGAAGTGTCCTTAAACGTCTCCTACAGGTTAATAAGTCACTTTTTTGCCTTTGTATGTCAGCTGACATTCTTAAATTAGTTTTCAGACAGATAGGAAAAAAAGTCTGGCAAACAACAAAAGCTGCAGAAGAGATGCACACTTGAGCATTTCAAACTGAATTCTGAAATTATTTCTGAACGCATGTCGTAACAAGAAACGATTGAACAATTCACAATTGCTAAACTGGCATTGTGAAAACAGAGATCTAGCAACAGCCCCAGACAACATTTGTGGCACATAAAGTCTTCAATGACTGCCAAAAAAGTCCTTGGGAACTGCATGGGCAGCATTCAGCATAGATATGcacatgaagaaataaactccaTGAAGATGAAGTACTGCAGATGCACCTCATTCTGGGTGGAGCGCTACTGGAGGGACCTGGTTCAAGCGTTCATGATTTACTAAAACAGCCTGAGAGACTAAATTCCTCTCAGTTTAGCTCTTACTTACCCCTGTCTGTCAACATTTGCCATGTTAATGTATTAATAGCTCAGGCCCAGTAATATTATATTGACTATTGAGGTAACCTGGAAGGGATCTAAACCATTTCAATGTGTGGCCAAATATCCAGGTCTCAACCTGAAGGCAACTGTGGTTAAAGAACTGGGCTGACTCATGAAAAACTGAACCATGAGCAATCATCATAAACCAAGGCTGATTCTGATGTATTACATGTGctgtactgtatgttgttttatataaaagcatAGGCTAAAAGGGCAGTCAAAAGTAGAAACATTGAAATTTAAAACACTGACGCCACTCTGAAAATATAATGTCACATGCACACCTTTCGGGTTAAACTGAAACATGCTTCACAAATACTAACCAGTAAAAAGCCACTTTGTCACCCAGTTTCCTCTCATAGACGTTGCGGTCCAAAACATTATAGCAGATGTTAGTTGTGGCTCCTTCCATGCATTTCACGAAAATTTCACCCTTGGTTACGTCGAAATTGTAGTCCAGAAACTTCCCGGTGTATTTTGTCTTCCAGAAAAAATCTTTGGCAACATCTCGCCAGAACTCTGGACACAACAGGACAAACACAGCACATAATTAATGAACAGCAGattcagaaaaataaatcttATAAATCTCCCAGCTATCAATGGCACGAACAACAAAgggtaaatgtttaaaaaatacattaaaatgtgttgTTGTCTTTTCTACTAAGTGCATAacgattttaaataattaatttaaaaacaacaataataaatgcattcatggtgtactattattattattaaacacattatatttaaattgtactaCTATATAagcaagtttttttaaataattttttcaagtacttaaaataaaaaaccaATAATActttgttaatatatttattatatataaaaaaacactatcacaatgttttatttgttttaatataaatgggGCAGTGTTTTTAAGCATATCATAAGGGCATGTGGTGCTTTTTCTAGGAAGGGCATGTGggcaaattaatttttatttttataaatgtactttAATGATAAGACAGCAACAagcatattaacaacatgttattattaaaaacaaatgtatttatattttatttcagttgtactCATATAAACAGGGTTAAGTGTTTTATTAAAGCATATCTACAAATTAATGTGGTGTTTTGTTTATCTCTAAGAAGTGGGCTaaggaatttcttttttttttttttattacattttttataatattgctgATACCAACAACACCTTCAATACACACAAACAACTAAATATAGTTACGCTGTTTAGAACCTACAATAACAGATTAAATGCTATAATTACAACCAAATGATAAACAACTTCATAATACAGCATCATAGGTGGGTTACTGAGGTCCAAAACTGCTCTCTATCAAGTGCACAGTGCTTTGAGACACAGCCTTTTTCTCACAAAACAACAGTTTTAACCTGTTCATGACCAGCTCAATGCCACTCACCCTCAGGAGACTCGACAGATCTGATGTAGAGCTCCTTGTATTTCTCAAAGCTGGCGATGTGCGCTTGCTTCTTCAAGTCTCCTGAAGCATGTAACACATCCTCGCCTGGAGCCTTGTCGGGAATCATTTTAATAACCAATGCAACAGACGCAACTAAGTTAATACAACTGCACCTTAGAAATACACACACGATCACTGGCCTAACGTGTGTAAGTCACTTCCGTGTGGGAGAGTTTCACTCCCAAACAGCCGCTGTGTGCATTGGAGACTGAAATgttgaacaaaataaaagttcaatcTAGATTCTGCTTCTGGGGTTTAGCGAAGCGGCGTCGATCAGGATTCAGTTTAAAGAGCACGCGCTGTCCGAGACGCGTTTAAAACTTgcaatgattaatattattattattattagaacaaACAGATTAAATGTTGCTCCGCGGTAAGTGATTTaggatatagatatatatacacatatatataaaaataaactagaTGTACTTGAGAGCTGTCAAGCAGTCTCCTGGAGCTAGAGGTTATCTTGTTTGAGCTCGATTAAAGCTGGAAATAATTCCCGGCATTAGAGAAGGAATGCAGT is a genomic window of Carassius auratus strain Wakin chromosome 23, ASM336829v1, whole genome shotgun sequence containing:
- the LOC113041125 gene encoding acetyl-coenzyme A synthetase, cytoplasmic-like isoform X2, which encodes MIPDKAPGEDVLHASGDLKKQAHIASFEKYKELYIRSVESPEEFWRDVAKDFFWKTKYTGKFLDYNFDVTKGEIFVKCMEGATTNICYNVLDRNVYERKLGDKVAFYWEGNEPGDYKTVTYRELLQQVCKFANVLKSQGVKKGDRVSIYMPMVVELVVAMLACARIGAVHSIVFAGFSSESLCERIMDSQCCILVTADGFYRGDKLISLKLIADEALQKCRDKSFTVDKCIMLKHLTREDEVSSGSLSPPAKRTCPDLQVPWNPEVDLCWHSLIGGASEECEPVWCDSEDPLFILYTSGSTGKPKGVLHTVSGYMLYTAATFKLVFDYHFDDVYWCTADIGWITGHSYITYGPLANGATSVLFEGLPIYPDVSRMWEIVDKYQVSKFYTAPTAIRLLMKYGSEPVQKYKRTSLKILGTVGEPINPEAWQWYYSVVGEKRCPVVDTFWQTETGGHVMTPLPAATPMKPGSATFPFFGVVPAILNESGEELEGPSEGYLVFKQPWPGVMRTVYGNHERFETTYFKKFPGYYVTGDGCRRDKDGYYWITGRIDDMLNVSGHLLSTAEVESALVEHEAVAEAAVVGRPHPVKGESLYCFVTLNDGINYNQKLEGELKKQVREKIGAIATPDYIQNAPSLPKTRSGKIMRRVLRKIACNERDLGDVSTLADSSVIEQLFESRCCTAV
- the LOC113041125 gene encoding acetyl-coenzyme A synthetase, cytoplasmic-like isoform X1, with the translated sequence MIPDKAPGEDVLHASGDLKKQAHIASFEKYKELYIRSVESPEEFWRDVAKDFFWKTKYTGKFLDYNFDVTKGEIFVKCMEGATTNICYNVLDRNVYERKLGDKVAFYWEGNEPGDYKTVTYRELLQQVCKFANVLKSQGVKKGDRVSIYMPMVVELVVAMLACARIGAVHSIVFAGFSSESLCERIMDSQCCILVTADGFYRGDKLISLKLIADEALQKCRDKSFTVDKCIMLKHLTREDEVSSGSLSPPAKRTCPDLQQEKQKERVRKVRPSPQVPWNPEVDLCWHSLIGGASEECEPVWCDSEDPLFILYTSGSTGKPKGVLHTVSGYMLYTAATFKLVFDYHFDDVYWCTADIGWITGHSYITYGPLANGATSVLFEGLPIYPDVSRMWEIVDKYQVSKFYTAPTAIRLLMKYGSEPVQKYKRTSLKILGTVGEPINPEAWQWYYSVVGEKRCPVVDTFWQTETGGHVMTPLPAATPMKPGSATFPFFGVVPAILNESGEELEGPSEGYLVFKQPWPGVMRTVYGNHERFETTYFKKFPGYYVTGDGCRRDKDGYYWITGRIDDMLNVSGHLLSTAEVESALVEHEAVAEAAVVGRPHPVKGESLYCFVTLNDGINYNQKLEGELKKQVREKIGAIATPDYIQNAPSLPKTRSGKIMRRVLRKIACNERDLGDVSTLADSSVIEQLFESRCCTAV